From the genome of Vigna angularis cultivar LongXiaoDou No.4 chromosome 11, ASM1680809v1, whole genome shotgun sequence, one region includes:
- the LOC108318714 gene encoding proton pump-interactor 1 has protein sequence MAVEVAGFEMVQGPVENGAEGGKPVLHEKENGKLEKDVGAVEAIKFGSHGDESAKGNDVSEVNVPRDAAEEWPAPKQIHSYYFVRWRPYEDPTIKSKIDVLDKEITKKNQARFQITEALKAKRSGRAELISQIKSLRGDSRQFQSIVDEKIKEIEPLQQALGKLRNTNNVGRGGLCSSEEELNSVIYSLQYRIQHESIPLTEEKQLLREIKQLEGTREKVIANAAMRTKLQESMGQKEAIQDQVKLIGGDLDGVKKEREAIRSKIKQIDEALKAIDKDIQSLQEELTAISQKRDKSFESMQQLKKQREEGNSYFYQSRAVLNKARDLAAKKDINALDEVSQTEVEKFMALWNSDKAFRNDYEKRILASLDMRQLSRDGRMRNPDEKPLLEEPKLAEAEAIAKTVPKQPKEEPKPSPQETLPAQKESKSKGKDLKSKPDIKDSAVTDEYEFENPKKVTPAKEPEIDPAKLKEMKREEEILKAKQALERKKKLADKAAAKAAIRAQKEAEKKLKDREKKAKKKASGAAGVVANPEDEPKDEVAETTEAEKVDDDIQAPAPVKEKVQKEIGIRSRNRARGPDSVPKVILKRKKSNNYWVWGAAAVAALLVLLLAVLGYIYLF, from the exons ATGGCGGTCGAGGTTGCGGGATTTGAGATGGTTCAAGGACCAGTGGAGAATGGTGCTGAAGGAGGAAAACCTGTTTTACATGAGAAGGAGAATGGGAAGCTGGAAAAAGATGTAGGAGCTGTGGAGGCCATCAAATTTGGGTCACATGGAGATGAATCGGCAAAAGGGAATGATGTTTCTGAGGTGAATGTGCCGAGAGATGCTGCCGAAGAGTGGCCTGCACCTAAGCAGATTCATTCTTATTATTTTGTCAGGTGGCGGCCTTATGAGGATCCAACCATAAAGTCTAAAATTGATGTGCTTGACAAAGAGATTACCAAGAAAAATCAAGCTCGCTTTCAGATCACTGAAGCACTGAAGGCAAAGCGG TCAGGACGAGCCGAGTTGATTTCTCAAATCAAGTCTCTAAGAGGTGACAGTAGGCAATTTCAGAGTATTGTGgatgagaaaataaaagagatcgAACCTTTGCAGCAAGCACTGGGCAAGCTGCGCAATACAAATAATGTGGGCCGGGGTGGTTTGTGTTCATCTGAGGAGGAACTTAATAGTGTT ATATATAGTTTGCAGTACCGCATACAGCATGAGAGCATTCCATTGACTGAAGAAAAACAACTCCTCCGAGAAATCAAACAGCTTGAGGGGACAAGGGAGAAGGTTATTGCCAATGCTGCAATGAGAACCAAGTTACAGGAGTCTATGGGGCAGAAAGAAGCCATTCAAGATCAGGTCAAG CTTATAGGTGGGGATTTGGATGGAgtaaagaaagagagagaagcaATTCGGTCCAAAATCAAGCAAATCGATGAGGCCCTGAAAGCCATTGACAAGGATATCCAGTCTCTACAGGAGGAACTGACAGCCATATCTCAGAAAAGGGACAAATCTTTTGAGAGCATGCAGCAGCTTAAAAAACAGCGTGAGGAGGGG AATTCCTATTTCTATCAAAGTCGAGCAGTTTTGAACAAAGCACGGGATCTGGCTGCAAAGAAAGATATCAATGCTCTTGATGAAGTTTCACAGACAGAG GTTGAGAAATTTATGGCACTCTGGAACAGTGACAAAGCATTCAGGAATGATTATGAAAAAAGAATTTTGGCCTCATTGGATATGCGTCAGTTAAGTCGGGATGGACGGATGAGGAACCCGGATGAAAAGCCCTTACTGGAAGAACCAAAACTTGCTGAAGCTGAAGCAATAGCAAAAACTGTTCCAAAACAGCCAAAGGAGGAGCCTAAGCCTTCTCCACAAGAAACTTTGCCTGCTCAGAAAGAATCCAAAAGCAAAGGGAAAGATTTGAAATCCAAACCAGACATTAAGGATTCAGCAGTAACTGATgaatatgaatttgaaaatcCCAAAAAGGTGACCCCTGCCAAGGAGCCTGAAATTGATCCTGCAAAGCTGAAAGAGATGAAGCGTGAGGAGGAAATTTTGAAAGCAAAGCAGGCCctggaaagaaagaagaagttaGCTGACAAAGCTGCAGCCAAAGCAGCAATCAGAGCACAAAAGGAAGCTGAGAAGAAGCTTAAG GACCGTGAGaagaaagcaaagaagaagGCTTCAGGTGCTGCTGGAGTTGTTGCTAACCCTGAGGATGAACCAAAAGATGAAGTTGCTGAGACTACTGAAGCAGAAAAGGTTGACGATGACATTCAAGCCCCTGCTCCTGTGAAGGAGAAGGTCCAAAAGGAGATTGGTATCAGGTCCAGGAACCGAGCAAGAGGCCCAGATTCTGTTCCAAAAGTCATTCTTAAGCGTAAGAAGTCTAACAATTACTGGGTGTGGGGTGCAGCTGCAGTTGCTGCTTTGTTAGTCCTCCTTTTGGCAGTGCTTGGATACATCTATCTTTTCTGA